The following coding sequences lie in one Paucidesulfovibrio gracilis DSM 16080 genomic window:
- a CDS encoding DsbA family protein — protein MRRVVVFILLLSTILAGCAGKEAVRRAVRENPEIVMDVLREHRLELLQIMQEAVTDKEAMARRQQWLLELAEPFKPVIEGDRPIRGSVIAPVTVVEYSDFFCPYCDRGSRTLHELQELHPEVIKVVFKHFPLHEGSQLLAGLFEGVALQNEDAAWEFKRRVFAARATIQEEGPSGPTLRDILEDLGVDIKQAYVAARSASVQERIAADVQEARTFGFRGTPTYLIGGVAIRGAAPLQEFEEVLDLVLKDRDGAATCIECGSE, from the coding sequence ATGCGTCGAGTTGTTGTTTTCATCCTGTTGCTGAGTACGATTTTGGCGGGTTGCGCCGGAAAGGAAGCCGTGCGTCGAGCCGTGCGTGAGAATCCCGAGATCGTTATGGACGTTTTGCGGGAGCATCGTTTGGAATTGTTGCAGATTATGCAGGAAGCAGTAACGGATAAGGAAGCCATGGCTCGGCGACAGCAGTGGCTTTTGGAGTTGGCGGAACCGTTTAAGCCGGTCATTGAAGGCGACCGTCCTATACGCGGAAGTGTTATCGCTCCGGTGACCGTTGTGGAGTATTCTGATTTTTTCTGCCCATATTGTGATCGGGGCAGCCGGACATTACATGAGTTGCAAGAGCTGCACCCCGAAGTCATCAAGGTAGTGTTTAAGCATTTTCCATTGCATGAGGGATCGCAGCTTTTGGCGGGACTTTTTGAAGGGGTAGCCCTCCAGAACGAGGATGCGGCCTGGGAATTCAAGCGGCGGGTTTTTGCCGCACGGGCCACCATTCAGGAAGAGGGACCATCTGGTCCAACTCTTCGGGATATATTGGAAGACTTGGGTGTTGACATCAAACAGGCCTATGTTGCTGCCCGGTCAGCCTCGGTTCAGGAGCGCATCGCGGCGGACGTCCAGGAGGCCAGGACATTTGGCTTTCGTGGAACCCCTACCTATCTGATTGGTGGCGTTGCGATTCGTGGAGCAGCTCCCTTGCAGGAGTTTGAGGAAGTGTTGGACCTGGTTTTAAAGGATCGTGACGGAGCGGCGACATGTATTGAATGCGGTTCCGAATAG